Proteins co-encoded in one Spirosoma endbachense genomic window:
- a CDS encoding phage holin family protein: MNLILHLLLDAAVIFGLAYLMPQVDVKNFGTALLIAVLLGLLNFFIGWIIRFPLNLVTFFLLTGIIRIVVTAILLKLIDSFLDSFTITGFWPALVIALAVAVAGMLIDRSAPTEERVQSGYEAMMIR; this comes from the coding sequence ATGAACCTTATATTGCATTTACTGTTAGACGCGGCCGTAATTTTTGGATTGGCTTACCTCATGCCACAGGTCGATGTGAAGAATTTTGGAACAGCGCTGCTGATTGCTGTATTGCTGGGATTGCTCAATTTTTTTATCGGCTGGATTATTCGCTTCCCACTTAATTTAGTAACCTTCTTCCTCCTGACTGGCATTATTCGTATCGTCGTAACGGCTATTTTACTAAAACTTATCGATAGCTTTTTAGACAGTTTTACCATCACTGGCTTCTGGCCCGCTCTTGTTATTGCGCTTGCTGTGGCCGTTGCAGGGATGTTAATTGACCGTTCGGCACCGACTGAAGAGCGGGTTCAATCAGGTTATGAAGCGATGATGATCAGGTGA
- a CDS encoding zinc metallopeptidase: MILIFGISLFVSWRLKSKFNEYSQIGLSNGLSGAEIAQRMLQENGIYDVRVVSTEGMLTDNYNPQEKTVNLSNDVYYGRSVAAAAVAAHECGHAVQHKLAYAPLQLRSALVPVLSVSSRYLQWVILLGILMLQTTPIPLAIGVGLFALTTIFSFVTLPVEFDASRRALAWIQDRGVVNQREYGFAKDALWWAAMTYVVAALGSLATLLYYASLLSGGRRSD; this comes from the coding sequence ATGATTCTTATCTTCGGTATCAGCCTTTTTGTGAGCTGGCGCCTGAAGAGTAAGTTTAATGAATATTCTCAGATTGGCTTAAGCAATGGCCTTAGCGGTGCCGAAATTGCACAGCGGATGCTTCAGGAAAATGGCATTTATGATGTGCGTGTCGTTTCGACGGAAGGCATGCTTACCGATAATTATAACCCACAGGAAAAGACCGTTAACCTGAGTAATGATGTCTATTATGGCCGTAGTGTGGCAGCCGCAGCGGTAGCCGCACACGAATGCGGTCACGCAGTTCAACATAAACTCGCTTACGCTCCGTTGCAATTACGATCGGCGCTGGTTCCTGTTTTATCCGTTTCTTCGCGCTATTTGCAGTGGGTTATTCTGCTCGGCATTCTTATGCTCCAGACAACGCCTATTCCATTGGCTATCGGTGTTGGCTTATTTGCCCTCACAACGATATTCAGTTTCGTGACGCTACCCGTTGAGTTCGACGCCAGCCGTCGGGCGTTGGCCTGGATTCAGGATCGGGGCGTCGTAAACCAGCGCGAATATGGCTTTGCCAAAGATGCGCTCTGGTGGGCAGCCATGACATATGTTGTAGCGGCCTTAGGTTCGCTGGCAACCTTGCTCTATTACGCGAGCTTACTGTCGGGTGGTCGACGTAGCGACTAA
- a CDS encoding DUF2147 domain-containing protein encodes MSLLLRRNRLWALSLFFLCVWPASGKSSTENTADQILGRWLFPGRGSTVELYRVGDRYFGRISEVSPTGKQQFGITKNQLLISNLIFDGSGWSGGELIHPKTGSHFNIEVKMVDSQTLTATVYKGWRWLHKEYIMTRKPL; translated from the coding sequence ATGTCTTTGTTACTGCGCCGAAATCGCCTTTGGGCATTAAGCCTTTTTTTCCTTTGTGTTTGGCCTGCATCAGGTAAATCATCCACAGAGAATACAGCCGATCAGATTCTGGGGCGCTGGCTGTTTCCTGGGCGAGGCTCGACGGTCGAGCTGTATCGTGTCGGTGATCGCTACTTTGGCCGCATCTCTGAAGTCAGTCCAACGGGTAAACAACAGTTTGGTATAACCAAAAACCAACTCCTGATCAGTAATCTGATATTCGACGGTTCTGGCTGGTCGGGCGGGGAGTTGATTCACCCAAAAACGGGGAGCCATTTTAATATTGAAGTCAAAATGGTGGATTCACAAACATTAACCGCAACTGTTTACAAAGGCTGGCGCTGGCTTCATAAAGAATATATCATGACGCGAAAGCCTTTATAA
- the rfaE2 gene encoding D-glycero-beta-D-manno-heptose 1-phosphate adenylyltransferase, translating to MTESKILSREQAIQQADQWRAAGQKIVFTNGCFDIVHLGHIDYLEKARNLGDRMVLGLNTDDSVSCIKGPLRPVVNEYARARLMAALEFVDAVTLFGEQTPLELIEAIKPDILVKGDDYSVANIVGADFVLGRGGRVETVALVPGYSTTKLIERIKQSF from the coding sequence ATGACTGAATCCAAAATCCTCTCACGCGAACAGGCTATTCAACAAGCCGATCAATGGCGGGCAGCAGGGCAGAAAATCGTTTTCACGAACGGTTGCTTCGATATTGTTCATCTGGGTCATATAGATTACCTTGAGAAAGCCCGCAACCTGGGTGATCGCATGGTTCTGGGACTCAATACAGATGACTCTGTTAGTTGTATTAAAGGCCCTTTACGCCCGGTTGTCAACGAGTATGCCCGTGCCCGGTTGATGGCCGCCCTCGAATTTGTAGATGCTGTAACACTTTTTGGCGAGCAAACTCCGCTCGAACTGATCGAAGCCATTAAGCCAGACATTCTTGTAAAAGGCGATGATTATTCGGTTGCCAACATTGTTGGAGCCGACTTTGTGTTGGGCAGGGGTGGTCGTGTTGAAACGGTTGCTCTTGTGCCAGGCTATTCAACGACAAAACTCATCGAACGTATCAAACAGAGTTTCTAG
- a CDS encoding lysylphosphatidylglycerol synthase transmembrane domain-containing protein: MNLKNVLKYAISLAIAGGLLWFTFQQSHLDVADLWRKLSAADFRWIFVSAALTLVAHWSRAERWRTLLEPVVPQRPTSLDATVSVLTGYLANMALPRAGEVARCGTLYRLSGVPVNVSFGTVVAERLFDVLMLLLLLAATFVLEFDRLSQFFMEFLGGKLPKGSSGSSILMLAGAVLLGLALLGWFLFNRYREALGKHPVYQKVSGFLSGLLEGLLSVRKLRRPGAFLFHTLLIWTMYYLMSYTLFFAMPATANLGPLAGLTILVVGSLGMAAPTPGGIGSFHLLVGQVALLYDLTSQDGQVLATFIHGVSTLMIIILGILSLLVVLLRRNKMTEIADVLDDPKAIKL, translated from the coding sequence ATGAATCTCAAAAACGTACTAAAATACGCCATCTCATTAGCAATCGCCGGAGGATTACTCTGGTTTACATTTCAGCAAAGCCATCTTGATGTTGCTGATTTATGGCGCAAACTAAGCGCTGCTGATTTCCGATGGATATTCGTGTCGGCGGCCCTGACGCTTGTAGCACACTGGAGTCGGGCTGAACGCTGGCGGACATTACTGGAACCCGTTGTTCCGCAACGACCAACCTCACTCGATGCAACAGTAAGCGTTCTGACCGGTTATTTAGCGAATATGGCCCTTCCGCGCGCTGGCGAGGTGGCTCGTTGCGGAACGCTCTATCGGCTTTCAGGCGTACCGGTCAACGTTAGTTTTGGTACTGTAGTCGCCGAACGTTTGTTCGACGTATTGATGCTTCTTCTCTTGCTGGCAGCCACATTCGTACTTGAATTTGACCGGCTAAGTCAGTTCTTTATGGAATTTTTAGGTGGCAAGCTTCCCAAAGGATCAAGTGGTTCGAGTATTCTGATGCTGGCAGGAGCGGTATTGCTTGGGCTGGCTTTATTGGGCTGGTTTCTTTTCAATCGCTACCGGGAAGCCCTGGGCAAACACCCGGTCTATCAGAAAGTAAGCGGCTTTCTATCCGGTTTACTCGAAGGATTATTGAGCGTTCGCAAATTACGCAGGCCCGGTGCTTTCTTATTTCACACGCTGCTCATCTGGACGATGTATTACCTTATGTCGTACACGCTCTTCTTTGCTATGCCCGCCACTGCCAATCTTGGTCCGCTGGCTGGATTGACAATTTTAGTGGTCGGATCGCTTGGTATGGCAGCACCCACACCAGGAGGTATAGGCTCGTTTCACCTATTGGTGGGGCAGGTTGCACTACTCTATGACCTGACCAGTCAGGATGGGCAGGTGCTGGCCACGTTCATACATGGCGTTTCAACCCTAATGATTATTATACTGGGTATCCTGAGCCTGCTGGTCGTACTGTTACGCCGTAACAAAATGACGGAAATAGCAGATGTTCTGGATGATCCTAAAGCGATAAAACTATAG
- the panD gene encoding aspartate 1-decarboxylase — MFINVLKSKLHRVKVTQAELNYVGSITIDEDLMDAAGLFENEQVHIVNNNNGERLITYVIKGERGSGTICLNGAAARKAQVGDIIIIIAYAMMTPDEARSYKPTVIFPDNNNRLVKD; from the coding sequence ATGTTTATCAACGTCCTTAAATCCAAGCTCCATCGCGTTAAAGTCACGCAGGCGGAGTTAAATTATGTCGGCAGCATCACTATTGATGAAGATCTTATGGATGCCGCCGGATTGTTCGAGAATGAGCAAGTGCATATTGTCAATAACAATAACGGTGAACGACTTATCACCTACGTCATTAAAGGCGAACGGGGTTCGGGAACGATCTGTCTGAATGGAGCCGCAGCGCGTAAAGCGCAGGTTGGCGATATCATTATCATTATTGCCTACGCAATGATGACGCCCGATGAAGCCAGGTCCTATAAACCAACCGTAATCTTTCCGGATAATAATAACCGACTGGTGAAAGACTAG
- the moeB gene encoding molybdopterin-synthase adenylyltransferase MoeB produces the protein MEATTLVPAEKQRYQKHLNLPEMGMAGQLRLKNSRVLVVGAGGLGCPVLLYLTAAGVGTIGVIDPDVVDLSNLQRQVLYTTDEVGKPKAKIAVSHLNRLNPDISFDTYTAALEISNARGIIEGYDIVVDCTDNFKVRYLVNDICVTLGKPFVYGAIHRFEGQVAVLNADLGNGQRGPTYRCLFPEYPNDIEIPNCNDTGVLGVLPGVIGTYQANEVIKLITGIGQSLSEHLLMVDLLTMNQQRIKTKRRADADDLARQGLASGYRPTPAVATGPQKITAHELAERLALGEDIFLLDVRERPEYDLCHLEGSVLIPVGMIPNNRKRIPTDRPVVVYCHHGIRSANVINYLYAQGGLTNLYNLEGGINAWARDIEPEMAIY, from the coding sequence ATGGAAGCAACAACGTTAGTACCTGCCGAAAAACAACGATATCAAAAACATCTGAACCTACCAGAAATGGGTATGGCAGGCCAGCTTAGGCTCAAAAACAGCCGGGTGCTGGTCGTTGGTGCGGGAGGCCTGGGCTGCCCTGTGCTGCTTTATCTGACAGCGGCTGGTGTTGGCACTATCGGCGTTATCGATCCCGATGTAGTAGACCTCAGCAACCTTCAGCGGCAAGTGCTCTACACGACCGATGAAGTTGGTAAACCAAAAGCTAAAATCGCCGTTAGCCATCTAAATCGGCTCAATCCCGATATTTCTTTCGATACCTATACAGCGGCTCTTGAGATCAGTAATGCCCGAGGTATTATTGAAGGTTATGATATCGTTGTTGACTGCACCGATAATTTTAAAGTTCGGTATCTTGTTAACGACATTTGTGTAACACTGGGCAAGCCATTCGTTTATGGGGCGATTCATCGCTTCGAAGGGCAGGTAGCCGTACTCAACGCCGATCTGGGCAATGGCCAGCGAGGCCCAACGTATCGGTGCCTGTTTCCTGAATACCCCAACGACATTGAGATTCCTAACTGCAACGATACGGGTGTACTCGGAGTATTGCCAGGTGTTATTGGAACGTATCAGGCAAATGAAGTAATCAAACTTATTACCGGCATTGGGCAATCGCTAAGCGAACACCTGCTGATGGTCGATCTGCTGACAATGAATCAACAGCGAATCAAAACCAAACGCCGTGCCGATGCTGACGACCTTGCCCGACAGGGTCTGGCATCTGGATACCGACCAACGCCCGCCGTTGCGACCGGCCCCCAGAAAATCACCGCTCATGAATTAGCCGAACGGCTTGCTCTGGGTGAGGATATATTTTTGCTGGATGTTCGCGAACGACCCGAATATGACCTCTGTCACCTCGAAGGATCAGTACTTATCCCGGTTGGCATGATTCCCAATAACCGAAAACGCATTCCTACCGATCGGCCCGTTGTCGTGTATTGTCATCATGGAATCCGCTCGGCCAATGTCATCAACTACCTCTATGCACAGGGCGGATTAACGAATCTGTATAACCTTGAGGGTGGTATTAATGCCTGGGCGCGGGATATTGAACCCGAAATGGCAATCTATTAA
- a CDS encoding DUF11 domain-containing protein codes for MSASVRPILMVLLILYSARSFAQLTITSPVPRIVYQRNQSDEATIVITGLAPPTATTIEARFIPMAIEQGEVTPWTPLSFFPSSKAFRGSVLVKKGQYRLDVRAKTGSTLVAETHVNRVGVGEVFVLAGQSNVYGGLQRVPSSEEDRVSCVDFRQETINEYLLPFRFSNVSYGSNIGPSQPPHLWSILGDRLVRRLNVPVMFLGAALGGTSSDEWKQSAAGNLGNTPNSSVYRRLGIALLHYVSRTGARAVLWHQGENDLMTSTQTYFDNIQYVINKSRQQTGFNQLAWMVSRTSFVAGQTSPTVIAAQNQLIAQVHDVFAGPATDSIVGPENRPDGTHMLGEGLYRFINTWEQCLNSTFFNTALPFTPVDSSAFITSGYTLPLIRRPGETIQVASLRADAHEADNQYIAQLVRADNNQVVYESAPGTANPLMVTLPASLPDGQYRMRTNSTHPVTLGTLGEPFQVQQSATPTATQPSIQLTTSGGTTDPAIQRFAYRYEPKSHGFFVMVRSDVPVETRVESMDGGTFGNSGWNLALPSSQGPDYAEFADFNYLNNYPPSAFGVGGVEPGRYRLAVRRQGDSGSGFWYDVSLIEGRNILYYAMEPIPTVPPILTLYGIPVTPPCVSGSFSVSVIVTDGEMNNGNSFTVQLSDATGSFNAGTTIGTGNTSPILATLPSGLPLGTNYRIRVIGSNPAVVSMPGAPLLICPDVADLSLSMQLDNRVPVVGQVVSLTLSLTNTGPQAAAGVRLQSLLPPAITFVDSPNTAVSVLNSAVTIEAGTVSAGETIPYIFRLKATQSGTFATAAQIIGSQTFDPDSQPNSGTGDGQDDASLVDLRTANATGPLVTSPNPNQTPLPVVLSNQPPTDPTKADLSLGMSTSNLTVSANGLVSLTITIFNRGGLVASNTAIQILLPTGWQVTDTTNLTINGQTITASIAEIAADNSVSIVLPVQVSGTGTITAQILSVAEADPDSTPGNGYENGEDDEARISIRTNG; via the coding sequence ATGAGCGCTTCTGTACGACCAATACTAATGGTATTGCTTATTCTATATTCTGCGCGATCCTTTGCTCAATTAACAATCACTAGCCCGGTACCCCGAATTGTTTATCAACGAAATCAGTCAGACGAAGCCACAATAGTCATAACTGGGTTAGCTCCGCCGACGGCTACAACTATCGAAGCGAGGTTTATACCGATGGCCATTGAGCAGGGCGAAGTAACGCCCTGGACACCTCTCTCATTTTTCCCATCATCTAAAGCATTTCGAGGGTCTGTTCTTGTCAAAAAAGGGCAATATCGCCTGGATGTCCGAGCGAAAACGGGTAGTACATTAGTAGCCGAAACGCACGTAAACCGGGTAGGTGTTGGTGAAGTATTCGTATTGGCCGGTCAGTCGAACGTCTATGGTGGACTACAGCGCGTTCCAAGTTCCGAAGAGGATCGCGTTTCCTGTGTCGATTTCCGACAGGAAACGATCAATGAATATCTGCTTCCCTTTCGGTTTAGCAATGTCAGCTACGGGAGTAACATAGGTCCCAGTCAGCCTCCGCACCTTTGGAGTATTCTGGGTGATCGACTCGTTCGTCGGCTCAATGTACCGGTCATGTTTCTGGGTGCAGCATTGGGTGGTACGTCAAGCGACGAATGGAAGCAATCAGCTGCTGGTAACCTGGGCAATACGCCGAATTCATCCGTATATAGACGTTTGGGTATCGCTTTATTGCATTATGTATCCCGTACGGGAGCGCGCGCTGTTCTCTGGCACCAGGGTGAAAATGACCTCATGACCAGCACTCAGACCTATTTCGACAATATTCAGTACGTCATCAACAAATCCCGTCAACAGACAGGCTTCAACCAATTAGCCTGGATGGTATCACGAACCAGTTTTGTCGCTGGCCAGACAAGCCCTACCGTCATTGCTGCTCAAAATCAATTAATTGCCCAGGTTCATGATGTCTTTGCGGGGCCAGCTACAGACAGTATAGTTGGTCCGGAAAACCGCCCCGATGGTACGCATATGCTTGGCGAGGGGCTTTATCGGTTTATCAATACCTGGGAACAATGTCTGAATAGTACGTTTTTCAATACAGCTCTCCCATTTACACCAGTCGATTCATCCGCTTTTATTACCAGTGGTTACACGCTTCCCCTCATCCGCCGACCCGGCGAAACCATTCAGGTGGCTTCACTTCGGGCCGACGCTCATGAAGCTGATAATCAATATATTGCCCAACTAGTACGAGCTGACAATAATCAGGTCGTATACGAATCAGCCCCCGGCACAGCCAATCCACTGATGGTAACGCTACCCGCCAGCTTGCCCGATGGTCAGTATCGGATGCGAACAAACTCGACTCACCCTGTTACTCTAGGTACTCTTGGCGAGCCTTTTCAGGTACAGCAATCGGCAACACCCACCGCTACTCAGCCATCGATTCAGCTGACAACCAGTGGCGGAACGACCGATCCTGCCATCCAGCGTTTTGCCTACCGGTATGAACCAAAAAGCCATGGTTTTTTTGTCATGGTTCGATCAGATGTTCCGGTAGAAACCCGAGTCGAAAGTATGGATGGCGGCACTTTCGGCAATTCGGGCTGGAATCTGGCCCTACCAAGCAGTCAGGGGCCCGACTATGCCGAATTTGCTGATTTCAATTATCTGAACAATTATCCACCCAGCGCCTTTGGTGTCGGTGGGGTTGAACCTGGGCGGTACCGATTGGCTGTTCGACGGCAGGGTGATTCGGGATCAGGCTTCTGGTATGATGTAAGCCTGATTGAAGGCCGAAATATTCTGTATTATGCCATGGAGCCAATTCCTACTGTTCCTCCTATTCTAACACTTTATGGTATTCCGGTTACTCCTCCATGCGTATCCGGTTCATTCTCTGTATCGGTTATTGTCACAGACGGCGAAATGAATAATGGGAATAGCTTTACAGTCCAGTTGTCGGACGCAACAGGTTCCTTTAACGCCGGAACGACGATTGGCACGGGTAATACAAGTCCAATACTTGCCACTTTACCATCAGGCTTACCACTGGGAACTAATTACCGTATACGGGTGATCGGTAGTAATCCGGCCGTAGTCAGCATGCCTGGCGCGCCCCTGCTTATTTGCCCTGATGTAGCTGACTTATCGCTGTCTATGCAGCTTGATAATCGCGTACCCGTTGTTGGTCAGGTCGTTTCTCTTACCTTGTCACTGACTAATACCGGCCCACAGGCTGCCGCGGGCGTACGCCTTCAAAGCCTCCTCCCTCCAGCCATCACCTTTGTTGATTCGCCTAATACCGCCGTTAGTGTGCTGAACAGCGCTGTAACCATTGAGGCAGGTACCGTTTCTGCGGGGGAAACAATACCTTACATTTTTCGGCTAAAAGCAACTCAGTCCGGTACTTTTGCCACAGCCGCCCAGATCATTGGCAGTCAGACATTCGACCCCGACAGCCAGCCCAATTCAGGTACGGGCGATGGGCAGGACGATGCCAGTCTGGTCGACCTGCGAACTGCCAATGCAACCGGGCCGTTAGTCACATCACCAAACCCAAATCAGACGCCCCTTCCGGTGGTACTATCGAATCAGCCTCCAACCGATCCGACAAAAGCAGACTTAAGCCTTGGCATGAGTACGAGTAATTTAACCGTATCAGCAAATGGACTTGTTAGCCTGACAATTACCATCTTTAATCGAGGAGGGCTCGTAGCCAGTAATACTGCCATTCAGATTCTGTTACCCACAGGCTGGCAAGTGACCGATACAACTAACTTAACCATTAATGGTCAGACGATTACGGCATCCATAGCCGAGATAGCGGCCGACAATTCGGTCAGTATTGTCCTGCCTGTTCAGGTAAGTGGAACCGGAACGATAACCGCTCAGATTTTAAGTGTTGCTGAAGCCGACCCAGACTCGACACCCGGCAATGGGTATGAAAATGGCGAAGACGATGAAGCCCGCATCAGTATACGAACCAATGGCTAG
- the aspS gene encoding aspartate--tRNA ligase, whose protein sequence is MLRTHTCGELRLTDSNNTVTLTGWVQTIRDKGGVLWVDLRDRYGITQLLLEDGQTAPELFAIARSLGREYVLKATGTVIERKSKNPNLPTGDIEIKVTALDVLNPAKLPPFLIEDETDGGDDLRMKYRYLDLRRNPVRRNLELRHRMAQQTRLYMDGQNFIEVETPVLIKSTPEGARDFVVPSRMNPGEFYALPQSPQTFKQLLMVSGFDRYYQIVKCFRDEDLRADRQPEFTQIDCEMSFVEQEDILNMFEGLVRHLFKAVKGIDMVEVPRMTYADAMKRYGSDKPDTRFGMEFVELKGTFDTVDMTSGKGFGVFDSAELVVGINAPGCAHYTRKQLDELTDWVKRPQIGAKGLIYVRYNEDGTLKSSVDKFYSEDDLKAWAAHFGAKPGDLMLLISGDCAKARKQLNELRLEMGSRLGLRDPNVFSALWVLDFPLLEYGEEENRWFAMHHPFTSPKPEDIALLANDPGAVRANAYDLVINGTEVGGGSIRIFNRDLQARMFSILGFSDEEAKNQFGFLMDAFEYGAPPHGGIAFGFDRLCSLFGGADSIRDFIAFPKNNSGRDVMIDSPSTISQAQLDELKIATVAK, encoded by the coding sequence ATGCTTCGAACGCATACTTGCGGAGAACTCCGCCTTACTGACAGCAACAATACGGTCACATTGACCGGCTGGGTCCAGACAATTCGTGATAAGGGTGGCGTGTTGTGGGTTGATCTACGCGACCGGTATGGTATTACACAGCTTCTGCTCGAAGATGGCCAGACTGCGCCCGAACTCTTTGCCATCGCCCGTTCGCTGGGTCGCGAATATGTTCTGAAAGCCACAGGTACGGTCATCGAACGAAAGTCAAAAAACCCGAATCTGCCCACTGGCGACATTGAAATCAAGGTAACGGCTCTGGACGTTCTGAACCCGGCCAAGTTACCACCTTTCCTCATCGAGGACGAAACCGACGGTGGCGACGATCTGCGGATGAAATACCGTTATCTTGATCTGCGCCGTAATCCTGTTCGTCGGAACCTTGAGCTTCGCCATCGGATGGCCCAGCAGACACGTCTGTATATGGACGGTCAGAATTTCATTGAGGTCGAAACGCCGGTACTGATCAAATCTACACCCGAAGGCGCACGGGATTTTGTGGTGCCAAGTCGGATGAATCCGGGCGAGTTTTATGCACTCCCACAGTCTCCCCAAACATTTAAACAATTGCTGATGGTATCGGGCTTCGACCGTTACTATCAGATTGTGAAGTGCTTCCGCGATGAAGATCTTCGTGCTGACCGTCAACCCGAGTTTACACAGATCGACTGCGAAATGTCGTTTGTGGAGCAGGAAGACATCCTGAATATGTTCGAAGGACTGGTTCGGCACCTGTTCAAAGCGGTAAAAGGGATCGATATGGTCGAAGTGCCACGTATGACCTATGCCGATGCCATGAAACGTTACGGGTCCGATAAACCCGATACGCGCTTTGGTATGGAATTCGTCGAGCTTAAAGGCACCTTCGATACGGTTGATATGACCTCTGGAAAGGGTTTCGGCGTGTTCGATTCGGCCGAACTGGTTGTGGGTATCAACGCGCCGGGTTGTGCGCACTATACCCGCAAGCAACTCGATGAGCTAACGGACTGGGTTAAACGCCCGCAAATTGGCGCTAAAGGGTTGATTTATGTCCGCTATAACGAAGACGGTACGCTAAAATCGTCGGTAGACAAATTTTATTCGGAAGACGATTTGAAAGCATGGGCTGCTCACTTTGGTGCTAAACCTGGCGATTTGATGCTTCTCATTTCGGGCGATTGTGCCAAAGCACGCAAGCAACTGAACGAACTGCGGCTGGAAATGGGTAGTCGGTTAGGTCTGCGCGATCCAAACGTATTCAGCGCATTGTGGGTGCTCGACTTCCCGCTTCTCGAGTATGGCGAAGAAGAGAATCGGTGGTTTGCCATGCACCACCCCTTTACATCGCCAAAGCCAGAAGATATTGCCCTATTGGCGAACGATCCGGGTGCAGTTCGGGCCAATGCGTATGACCTGGTTATCAACGGAACCGAAGTTGGTGGTGGTTCTATCCGGATTTTCAACCGTGACCTACAGGCGCGGATGTTTAGTATTCTGGGTTTCTCAGATGAAGAAGCCAAAAATCAATTTGGCTTCCTGATGGATGCCTTCGAATACGGTGCTCCGCCCCACGGTGGTATCGCGTTCGGTTTCGACCGGTTATGCTCGCTCTTTGGCGGAGCCGATTCTATTCGCGACTTTATTGCCTTCCCGAAAAACAATTCTGGCCGGGATGTGATGATCGACTCGCCGTCTACCATTTCGCAAGCCCAATTAGATGAACTAAAGATCGCAACGGTAGCGAAGTAA
- a CDS encoding amidohydrolase, which translates to MKRQFLTTLLLIPILAVAQPKAKKAATPAIDPDKQAVIADLDKRFPEYATISKQIWTFAELGYQEEKSSALLEEQLKKEGFDVQTGVAGIPTAFVATYGSGKPVIGILGEYDALPGLATEAKPEFTPIPGQKGGHGCGHNLFGTASVAAAVEVKDWLKKSGHAGTVKIYGCPAEEGGSAKVYMVREGLFNDVDVVLHWHPGAQNAADAGTSLANKNAKFRFKGIAAHAAASPERGRSALDGVEAMDYMVNMMREHIPSDTRIHYVITRGGEAPNVVPAFAEVYYYARNKDRAVVQSVWKRIENAAEGAAKGTGTQVSWEVLGGVYDLLPNVTLAEVMHQNLKTVGGVNYTPEETEFAKKISETFDRKVPIEEAATVKDFRDASESATSGGSTDVGDVSWTVPTVGLSTATWVPGSSAHSWQSTAASGMSIGQKGMIVAAKTLSMTALDLFKTPALIEKARAEWVKKRGADFKYEALLGDRKPALDYRK; encoded by the coding sequence ATGAAAAGACAATTCCTCACAACCTTATTACTCATTCCTATACTCGCCGTAGCTCAGCCTAAAGCAAAAAAAGCAGCAACTCCGGCTATTGATCCTGATAAACAGGCTGTCATTGCGGATCTCGACAAACGGTTCCCCGAATACGCCACTATTTCGAAGCAGATCTGGACTTTCGCAGAACTTGGCTATCAGGAAGAAAAAAGCTCCGCCCTGCTGGAAGAACAATTAAAGAAAGAAGGTTTTGATGTTCAAACGGGTGTGGCTGGAATTCCCACGGCTTTTGTAGCTACCTATGGTTCAGGCAAACCCGTTATCGGTATTCTGGGTGAATATGATGCGCTGCCAGGACTGGCGACCGAAGCCAAACCCGAATTTACTCCCATTCCGGGACAAAAAGGCGGGCACGGATGCGGCCATAACCTATTCGGAACGGCGTCGGTTGCCGCTGCTGTTGAGGTGAAAGACTGGCTCAAAAAATCAGGCCATGCCGGAACGGTCAAAATTTACGGTTGTCCGGCCGAAGAAGGTGGTTCGGCCAAGGTATATATGGTCCGGGAGGGGCTGTTCAATGATGTAGATGTAGTGCTGCATTGGCATCCTGGTGCGCAGAATGCTGCCGATGCTGGTACATCGCTGGCCAACAAGAATGCGAAGTTCCGATTTAAAGGCATTGCGGCTCACGCTGCCGCATCACCGGAGCGCGGTCGATCGGCGCTGGATGGTGTCGAAGCCATGGATTACATGGTCAACATGATGCGCGAGCATATCCCATCCGATACCCGTATCCACTATGTCATTACGCGCGGTGGTGAAGCTCCAAACGTGGTTCCAGCTTTTGCGGAGGTTTATTATTACGCTCGCAATAAAGACCGGGCAGTTGTGCAAAGTGTCTGGAAACGGATTGAAAATGCGGCTGAAGGTGCAGCGAAAGGAACAGGCACACAGGTAAGCTGGGAAGTGCTGGGCGGTGTTTATGATTTGTTGCCCAATGTAACCCTGGCCGAAGTAATGCATCAAAACCTGAAAACGGTTGGTGGTGTGAACTATACCCCTGAAGAAACGGAGTTCGCAAAAAAAATCAGTGAAACGTTCGATCGGAAAGTCCCCATCGAAGAAGCAGCTACCGTAAAAGACTTCCGCGATGCCTCTGAAAGCGCAACCAGCGGTGGCTCAACCGACGTTGGCGACGTAAGCTGGACGGTACCGACCGTAGGTTTATCAACCGCAACCTGGGTTCCGGGCTCATCGGCACACAGCTGGCAGTCTACAGCCGCCAGTGGCATGAGCATTGGCCAGAAGGGAATGATCGTTGCGGCCAAAACGCTCTCCATGACAGCCCTCGATCTCTTTAAAACACCGGCACTCATCGAGAAAGCCCGCGCAGAGTGGGTCAAGAAGCGTGGGGCCGACTTCAAGTATGAAGCACTGCTCGGCGACAGAAAACCAGCCCTGGATTACCGAAAATAA